A stretch of the Comamonas testosteroni TK102 genome encodes the following:
- the hpnC gene encoding squalene synthase HpnC, which yields MPPASTVANAPASINHYENFPVASWLCPPRLRAPIAAIYHFARTADDLADEGDHCAEKRRAQLQQYAADLQQLGSAGEAAMLTRTSWPHIFGPLAVQVQAHGLPKPLLADLLSAFEQDVRMTAAQAHYTDMAQLLDYCRRSANPVGRLLLHLYGVVNAKALIQSDAICTALQLINFWQDLSQDLPRQRHYLPDADLTRHGLVRRAIKPEATALTPELQSLLGELNRQARSLMNHGAPLVHQLPGRTGWELRLVVQGGLRMLDRLDAMQGRNLYQRIKLGKLDMAVMLWQALRM from the coding sequence ATGCCCCCAGCAAGCACCGTCGCCAATGCGCCGGCCAGCATCAACCATTACGAAAATTTTCCCGTCGCCTCCTGGCTGTGCCCGCCACGGCTGCGCGCGCCCATTGCCGCCATCTACCACTTTGCACGCACCGCCGACGACCTGGCCGACGAAGGGGATCATTGCGCAGAAAAGCGCCGGGCACAGTTGCAGCAATATGCCGCCGATCTGCAGCAGCTAGGCAGCGCCGGCGAAGCCGCCATGCTGACGCGAACCTCCTGGCCCCATATCTTCGGCCCGCTGGCAGTTCAGGTTCAGGCCCATGGCCTGCCCAAGCCATTGCTGGCCGACCTGCTCAGCGCCTTCGAGCAGGATGTGCGCATGACGGCCGCCCAGGCCCACTACACCGACATGGCCCAGTTGCTGGATTACTGCCGCCGCTCTGCCAACCCGGTCGGCCGCCTGCTGCTGCATCTGTATGGCGTGGTCAACGCCAAGGCACTGATTCAGAGTGACGCCATCTGCACCGCACTGCAGCTCATCAACTTCTGGCAGGATCTGAGCCAGGACTTGCCGCGCCAGCGCCACTACCTGCCGGATGCCGATCTGACCCGCCACGGCCTGGTGCGCCGAGCCATCAAGCCCGAAGCAACGGCATTGACGCCCGAGCTTCAATCTTTGCTGGGCGAGCTCAACCGCCAGGCCCGCAGCCTGATGAACCATGGTGCGCCCCTGGTACATCAACTGCCCGGCCGTACGGGCTGGGAGCTGCGTCTGGTCGTGCAAGGCGGCCTGCGCATGCTGGACAGACTGGACGCCATGCAGGGGCGCAACCTCTATCAGCGCATCAAGCTGGGCAAGCTCGACATGGCAGTCATGCTCTGGCAAGCCCTGCGCATGTGA
- a CDS encoding efflux RND transporter periplasmic adaptor subunit has protein sequence MLSLPRRPAVPLAALSIVAAAVMLSACSKKEAAPEPVRAVKLVTVGEGQIESAQEYSGDVRARVESRLGFRVAGKITRREVELGQHVKAGQVLARLDARDYQLGADAARAQLASATTQRDLAEANAKRFRTLRAQNFISAAEMERYEANLKAAQASLDQARAQLSSQSNQENYTQLLADADGVVTAVEAEPGQVVAAGTPVVRIAQDGARDAVFSVPEDRRSAIKPGQGVKVRPWSDESRVINALVREVAASADPATRTYVVKAALQGTDLPALGATVHVMPEGMGVSGEAVGSQVIKLPTTALRQEGGNGQGTAVWLYDAASSSVKLQPVQIASADGNEAVIASGLQPGMQVVATGAHVLTPGQKVTVYRDKYAKPPQNSVSDQHKTQVDRMQNAPESGASQPAVAAEAGK, from the coding sequence ATGTTGTCTTTGCCGCGCCGGCCTGCCGTGCCCTTGGCTGCGCTGTCCATCGTGGCGGCTGCTGTCATGTTGTCGGCCTGTTCCAAGAAGGAGGCTGCGCCCGAGCCGGTGCGTGCAGTCAAGCTGGTGACCGTGGGTGAGGGGCAGATCGAATCTGCCCAGGAATATTCGGGCGATGTGCGGGCCCGTGTGGAGTCTCGCCTCGGCTTTCGCGTGGCGGGCAAGATCACCAGGCGCGAGGTGGAGCTGGGCCAGCATGTGAAGGCCGGACAGGTGCTGGCGCGCCTGGATGCGCGTGACTATCAGCTCGGTGCCGATGCCGCGCGCGCCCAGCTGGCCTCGGCCACCACGCAGCGCGATCTGGCCGAGGCCAATGCCAAGCGTTTTCGCACGCTGCGAGCCCAGAACTTCATCAGCGCCGCAGAGATGGAGCGCTACGAGGCCAATCTGAAGGCGGCTCAGGCCTCGCTCGACCAGGCGCGAGCCCAGCTCTCCAGCCAGTCCAATCAGGAGAACTACACCCAGTTGCTGGCCGATGCCGATGGCGTGGTCACCGCCGTGGAGGCCGAACCCGGTCAGGTGGTTGCGGCCGGCACGCCCGTGGTGCGGATCGCCCAGGATGGCGCGCGCGATGCGGTGTTCAGCGTGCCGGAAGACCGGCGCAGCGCCATCAAGCCTGGGCAAGGCGTCAAGGTCAGGCCCTGGTCGGATGAGTCGCGCGTGATCAACGCCCTGGTGCGTGAGGTGGCGGCCAGCGCCGATCCGGCCACACGCACCTATGTGGTCAAGGCCGCTCTGCAGGGAACGGACCTGCCCGCATTGGGAGCCACCGTGCATGTCATGCCAGAGGGCATGGGCGTCAGCGGCGAAGCCGTAGGCAGCCAGGTCATCAAGTTGCCAACCACGGCCTTGCGCCAGGAGGGCGGTAACGGTCAGGGTACGGCCGTCTGGCTCTATGACGCGGCCAGCAGCTCGGTGAAGCTGCAGCCGGTGCAGATTGCCAGCGCCGACGGTAATGAGGCGGTGATTGCCTCGGGTCTGCAACCCGGCATGCAGGTGGTGGCCACAGGCGCCCATGTGCTGACCCCTGGCCAGAAGGTGACGGTATATCGCGATAAATACGCCAAGCCGCCACAAAACTCTGTATCAGATCAGCACAAAACGCAGGTGGATAGAATGCAGAATGCTCCTGAATCTGGAGCGTCTCAGCCTGCAGTCGCTGCGGAGGCGGGCAAATGA